A genomic region of Cannabis sativa cultivar Pink pepper isolate KNU-18-1 chromosome 1, ASM2916894v1, whole genome shotgun sequence contains the following coding sequences:
- the LOC115706869 gene encoding pectinesterase, which yields MIMIMMRMVEIFLVFWALMGICALGATNPQIRHIVEEDCSLTRYPSICVQTLNMAGLSSSSSGYTDIISVLLNKTISESKLPNSTHSTILTSQLGVQSSAQPSTGEYCETLMNLSEKRLQQSLTALNNKNKVEDIQTWLSAALTFQEACKDSAEEGQVVPNDVVRSDIAKKMSYLYELSSNALALTNRIQTTPFDTKSRGLSDQNYKDESSPDFPKWISRKDRKLLQATTTVNADVVVAQDGSGNYKTVSEAIEAAPSSGGRFVIHVKSGVYKEKIKTNKDGITLIGDGKDSTVIVWSDSVAGGTTMPATATFTVTGDGFIARDIGFHNTAGPHGKQALALYIASDRSALYRCSIAGYQDTLYALALRQFYRECDISGTVDFIFGNAAAVFQNCELALRRPRGANVILAHGRSDPGQNTGFSVQNCRITASAEFESVKHSFKSYLGRPWKSYSRAVVMQSNIDEAISPKGWEEWPGSGSSVLSTLYFAEYANVGPGAATGQRVNWPGFHLIGVSDASKFTVANLIGGNSWLPSTKVVFNSGL from the exons atgatcATGATCATGATGAGAATGGTAGAAATTTTTTTGGTGTTTTGGGCATTAATGGGAATATGTGCATTAGGGGCTACCAATCCCCAAATAAGACACATTGTTGAGGAAGATTGCAGCCTTACTAGATACCCATCCATATGTGTTCAAACCTTAAACATGGCTGGCTTAAGTAGCTCATCATCAGGATACACTGATATAATTTCTGTTCTTCTCAACAAGACAATATCTGAGTCAAAGCTCCCCAACAGTACTCATTCCACCATCTTGACCTCCCAACTAGGGGTCCAATCATCAGCTCAACCATCCACAG GCGAGTACTGTGAAACTTTAATGAACTTATCGGAGAAAAGGCTACAACAATCTCTAACAGCACTTAACAACAAAAACAAAGTGGAAGACATCCAAACATGGCTAAGCGCCGCGTTGACTTTCCAAGAAGCTTGTAAAGACTCAGCCGAGGAAGGACAGGTCGTCCCAAACGACGTCGTTAGGAGCGATATCGCCAAAAAAATGTCTTATCTATACGAGTTAAGCAGCAACGCATTAGCTCTTACAAATCGCATTCAAACGACGCCGTTCGATACCAAATCTCGTGGTTTGTCTGATCAGAATTATAAGGACGAATCATCACCAGATTTTCCAAAGTGGATATCTCGTAAAGACAGAAAACTACTTCAGGCAACAACCACAGTAAATGCGGATGTTGTTGTTGCTCAAGATGGTTCTGGGAATTATAAAACGGTTTCTGAAGCTATAGAAGCTGCACCATCTTCTGGGGGTCGTTTCGTGATTCATGTGAAAAGTGGAGTTTATAAGGAGAAGATTAAAACCAATAAAGATGGCATTACTTTGATTGGAGATGGAAAAGATTCTACTGTCATTGTTTGGAGTGATAGTGTTGCTGGTGGAACTACTATGCCAGCCACTGCCACATTCA CTGTTACCGGTGACGGGTTCATCGCACGGGACATCGGGTTCCACAACACGGCGGGACCACATGGAAAACAAGCCTTGGCTCTGTACATCGCCTCGGACCGATCAGCCCTATACAGGTGCAGCATCGCCGGCTACCAAGACACACTCTACGCTCTCGCTCTCCGCCAATTCTACCGCGAGTGTGACATCTCCGGCACCGTCGATTTCATCTTCGGCAACGCTGCCGCCGTATTTCAAAACTGCGAACTCGCCCTCCGCCGTCCACGTGGCGCCAACGTCATCCTAGCCCACGGCAGATCCGACCCGGGTCAAAACACCGGGTTCTCTGTCCAAAACTGTCGTATCACAGCCAGCGCAGAATTCGAATCCGTAAAACACTCGTTCAAATCTTACCTGGGTCGGCCGTGGAAGTCGTATTCGAGAGCTGTGGTTATGCAGTCTAACATTGATGAGGCTATCTCCCCTAAAGGGTGGGAAGAGTGGCCTGGTTCTGGAAGCTCTGTTCTGAGTACTCTGTATTTTGCTGAGTATGCTAATGTGGGACCCGGGGCTGCGACTGGTCAAAGGGTCAACTGGCCTGGGTTTCACTTGATCGGAGTTAGTGATGCTTCTAAGTTCACTGTTGCCAATTTAATTGGTGGAAATTCATGGCTGCCTTCCACTAAGGTGGTTTTCAACTCTGGTCTCTAG